A stretch of Candidatus Vicinibacter affinis DNA encodes these proteins:
- a CDS encoding pyruvate dehydrogenase complex E1 component subunit beta — MSRIITLRDALREGMSEEMRKDPNVFLMGEEVAEYNGAYKVSKGMLDEFGPKRVIDTPIAELGFAGIGVGAAMNGLRPIVEFMTWNFAVLAFDQIVNNAAKTLSQSSGEFGCPIVFRGPSGAAGQLAQQHSQTFESWLANCPGLKVISCIDPYDAKGLIKSAIVDDDPVCFMEAETMYGFQGEVPEGEYYVPIGLAAVRKTGKDVTIVSFNKMMEVAKQAAVELEKEGIDAEVIDLRTIRPLDIKTIIESVKKTNRLVVVDESWPFAGVSAEIAFQVQRHAFDYLDAPVIRVNAADVSLGYAPTMVQEYLPNPAKVIKAVKSVMYR, encoded by the coding sequence ATGAGTAGAATTATTACACTCAGGGATGCCCTAAGAGAAGGCATGTCTGAAGAAATGCGAAAAGATCCCAATGTATTTTTAATGGGTGAAGAAGTTGCCGAATACAACGGGGCCTATAAGGTCAGTAAAGGAATGCTGGATGAATTTGGTCCCAAAAGAGTAATCGATACACCCATCGCTGAATTGGGTTTTGCGGGTATCGGGGTAGGGGCGGCCATGAATGGATTAAGACCCATAGTGGAGTTCATGACCTGGAACTTTGCAGTTTTGGCATTTGATCAGATAGTCAACAATGCCGCAAAAACCTTGTCTCAATCATCCGGTGAATTCGGATGTCCCATAGTTTTTAGAGGGCCTTCCGGGGCAGCAGGTCAATTGGCCCAGCAACATTCTCAAACATTTGAATCCTGGTTAGCCAACTGCCCGGGCCTCAAGGTGATCTCATGCATTGATCCATATGATGCAAAAGGTCTTATTAAGTCAGCCATTGTGGACGATGATCCGGTTTGTTTCATGGAAGCAGAGACCATGTATGGATTCCAGGGTGAAGTGCCGGAAGGAGAGTATTATGTACCCATAGGTCTGGCAGCAGTCAGAAAAACAGGGAAGGACGTTACCATCGTTTCCTTTAACAAAATGATGGAAGTGGCCAAACAAGCTGCGGTGGAGTTGGAGAAAGAAGGAATTGATGCGGAGGTAATTGATCTGAGGACGATTCGGCCTTTGGATATAAAGACCATAATTGAATCTGTAAAGAAAACAAATCGCCTGGTGGTAGTAGATGAATCCTGGCCCTTTGCAGGCGTTTCCGCAGAAATTGCCTTTCAGGTGCAGCGACATGCATTCGATTATTTGGATGCTCCTGTGATCAGAGTAAATGCGGCAGATGTTTCACTGGGTTATGCACCCACCATGGTACAGGAATATTTACCCAATCCGGCAAAGGTCATCAAGGCGGTTAAATCTGTGATGTACAGATAA